From Saccopteryx leptura isolate mSacLep1 chromosome 3, mSacLep1_pri_phased_curated, whole genome shotgun sequence, one genomic window encodes:
- the LOC136398981 gene encoding zinc finger protein 227-like isoform X3 — protein MTKFQEAVTFKDVAVVFSEEELGLLAPSQRTLYRDVMLENFRNLVSVGHLPFQPEMAAPLEAEGNLCMVEREPQGNVSSGEDHVAVLSGSKNENAVVTLQKVSLKYLSHEELSGWQLWKHAASDLNRCLQRERSRLLPGNSVQVSESESDAVNYKGDSACCIENQEFFNFQDSCGNMYLNESQNQHRVTQIHVKNNLHVFEALMKKSPLSDHVKIDSEQKLYCDKSMSDKSMSDGFNQHLPVRQELHPYSECGKGFTYSLALSSHQNVRPEGQCSGQNSHLPTHQRIHPGERVAKCHDFDNCFNKSSFHSHSNAEEKSYRCNSCGKGFSSSTGLTIHYRTHTGEKPYKCEECGKCFSQSSNFQSHQRVHTEEKPYRCDECGKRFSWGVNLRVHQRVHRGENPYKCEECGKGFAQAAHYHIHQRVHTGEKPYKCDVCGKGFSRNSPLICHRRVHTGEKPYKCEACGKGFTRNTDLHTHVRVHTGEKPYKCKECGKGFSQASNLQVHQNVHTGDKQFKCETCGKGFSQSSRLLTHQRVHTGEKPYKCDVCGKDFSYSSNLKLHQVIHTGEKPYKCEECGKGFSWRSNLHAHQRVHSGERPYKCEECDKSFSQAIDLRVHQRVHTGEKPYRCGVCGKGFSQSSGLQSHQRVHTGEKPYKCDVCGKGFRYSSQFIYHQTVHTGEKPYKCDVCGKGFRYSSQFIYHQRGHTGEKPYKCEECGKGFGRSLNLRYHQRVHTGERPHKCKECGKAFSLSSNLRVHLSVHMREKLFKCEECGKGFSQSSRLQAHQRVHTGEKPYKCIICGKDFSHRSRLMYHQKVHTGKHF, from the exons ATGACCAAGTTTCAG GAGGCAGTGACGTTCAAGGACGTGGCCGTGGTCTTCTCGGAGGAGGAGCTGGGGCTGCTGGCCCCGTCCCAAAGGACGCTGTACCGAGACGTGATGCTGGAGAACTTCAGGAACCTGGTCTCTGTGG GACACCTTCCCTTCCAACCAGAGATGGCAGCCCCGTTGGAGGCAGAAGGAAACCTTTGCATGGTGGAAAGAGAACCCCAAGGAAATGTGAGCTCTGGTGAGGACCACGTGGCTGTTCTTTCAG GCAGTAAGAATGAAAATGCCGTGGTGACCCTTCAGAAAGTTTCATTGAAGTACCTTTCACATGAAGAGCTATCTGGCTGGCAACTCTGGAAACACGCTGCAAGTGATCTAAACAGATGTCTTCAGAGGGAGAGGTCCCGGTTATTACCAGGCAATTCTGTTCAGGTTTCTGAAAGTGAAAGCGATGCAGTGAATTATAAAGGAGATAGTGCCTGTTGTATTGAAAATCAAgagttttttaattttcaggaTTCTTGTGGGAATATGTACCTGAATGAGTCACAGAATCAACACAGAGTTACGCAAATTCATGTGAAAAATAACCTGCATGTATTTGAAGCCCTCATGAAGAAATCACCACTTAGTGATCATGTTAAAATTGACAGTGAACAGAAACTCTACTGTGACAAAAGCATGAGTGACAAAAGCATGAGTGATGGCTTCAATCAGCACTTACCCGTCAGACAGGAACTCCATCCGTACAGTGAATGTGGAAAGGGCTTCACTTACAGCTTAGCACTTTCAAGTCACCAGAATGTTCGCCCCGAGGGGCAGTGCTCCGGTCAGAACTCACATCTGCCGACTCATCAGAGGATTCACCCAGGAGAGAGAGTTGCTAAGTGTCATGACTTTGATAATTGCTTCAATAAGAGCTCTTTTCACTCTCATTCTAATGCAGAAGAGAAGTCCTATAGGTGTAACAGCTGTGGCAAGGGATTCAGTAGCAGCACTGGTCTTACCATTCATTACAgaactcacactggagagaaaccttataAATGTGAAGAGTGCGGTAAATGCTTTAGTCAGAGTTCAAATTTTCAAAGCCATCAGAGAGTCCACACTGAAGAAAAACCATACAGATGTGACGAATGTGGTAAGCGCTTCAGTTGGGGTGTTAATCTTCGTGTTCATCAGAGGGTCCACAGGGGTGAGAACCCCTATAAATGTGAGGAGTGTGGGAAGGGCTTTGCCCAGGCTGCCCATTATCACATACATCAGAGGGTTCACACTGGCGAGAAACCTTATAaatgtgatgtctgtggtaaggGCTTCAGTCGCAATTCACCATTAATATGCCATCGGagagttcacactggagagaagccgTACAAATGTGAGGCCTGTGGGAAAGGCTTCACTCGTAATACAGATCTTCACACGCACGTCCgagttcacacaggagagaaaccctacaaatgtaaggagtgtgggaaaggcttcagtCAGGCCTCAAATCTGCAAGTCCATCAGAATGTCCACACTGGGGACAAACAGTTCAAATGTGAAACATGTGGGAAGGGCTTCAGTCAGTCTTCAAGGCTTCTAACCCATCAGAGAgtccacactggagagaaaccatacaagtGTGATGTGTGTGGTAAGGACTTCAGTTATAGTTCAAATCTTAAACTGCATCAAGtaattcacactggagaaaaaccatataaatgtgaggagtgtgggaaaggcttcagtTGGAGATCAAATCTTCATGCTCATCAAAGAGTCCACTCAGGAGAGAGGCCCTATAAATGTGAGGAGTGTGATAAGAGCTTCAGTCAGGCCATAGACCTTCGGGTACATCAGAGGgtccacactggagagaaaccatatAGATGTGGTGTCTGTGGGAAGGGCTTCAGTCAGTCCTCTGGTCTTCAGTCCCATCAGAGAGTCCACACTGGGGAGAAGCCATACAAATGTGATGTCTGTGGAAAGGGCTTTAGATACAGTTCACAGTTTATATACCATCAGACAGTCCACACTGGGGAAAAGCCATACAAATGTGATGTCTGTGGAAAGGGGTTTAGATACAGTTCCCAGTTTATATACCATCAGAGAGGCCACACTGGAGAAAAGCCTTACAAATGTGAGGAGTGTGGGAAGGGCTTTGGTAGGAGCTTGAATCTTCGCTATCATCAGAGGGTCCACACAGGAGAGAGACCCCATAAGTGCAAGGAGTGTGGTAAGGCCTTTAGTCTCTCCTCAAATCTTAGAGTCCATCTGAGTGTTCACATGAGGGAGAAACT
- the LOC136398981 gene encoding zinc finger protein 227-like isoform X6: MLENFRNLVSVGHLPFQPEMAAPLEAEGNLCMVEREPQGNVSSGEDHVAVLSGSKNENAVVTLQKVSLKYLSHEELSGWQLWKHAASDLNRCLQRERSRLLPGNSVQVSESESDAVNYKGDSACCIENQEFFNFQDSCGNMYLNESQNQHRVTQIHVKNNLHVFEALMKKSPLSDHVKIDSEQKLYCDKSMSDKSMSDGFNQHLPVRQELHPYSECGKGFTYSLALSSHQNVRPEGQCSGQNSHLPTHQRIHPGERVAKCHDFDNCFNKSSFHSHSNAEEKSYRCNSCGKGFSSSTGLTIHYRTHTGEKPYKCEECGKCFSQSSNFQSHQRVHTEEKPYRCDECGKRFSWGVNLRVHQRVHRGENPYKCEECGKGFAQAAHYHIHQRVHTGEKPYKCDVCGKGFSRNSPLICHRRVHTGEKPYKCEACGKGFTRNTDLHTHVRVHTGEKPYKCKECGKGFSQASNLQVHQNVHTGDKQFKCETCGKGFSQSSRLLTHQRVHTGEKPYKCDVCGKDFSYSSNLKLHQVIHTGEKPYKCEECGKGFSWRSNLHAHQRVHSGERPYKCEECDKSFSQAIDLRVHQRVHTGEKPYRCGVCGKGFSQSSGLQSHQRVHTGEKPYKCDVCGKGFRYSSQFIYHQTVHTGEKPYKCDVCGKGFRYSSQFIYHQRGHTGEKPYKCEECGKGFGRSLNLRYHQRVHTGERPHKCKECGKAFSLSSNLRVHLSVHMREKLFKCEECGKGFSQSSRLQAHQRVHTGEKPYKCIICGKDFSHRSRLMYHQKVHTGKHF, from the exons ATGCTGGAGAACTTCAGGAACCTGGTCTCTGTGG GACACCTTCCCTTCCAACCAGAGATGGCAGCCCCGTTGGAGGCAGAAGGAAACCTTTGCATGGTGGAAAGAGAACCCCAAGGAAATGTGAGCTCTGGTGAGGACCACGTGGCTGTTCTTTCAG GCAGTAAGAATGAAAATGCCGTGGTGACCCTTCAGAAAGTTTCATTGAAGTACCTTTCACATGAAGAGCTATCTGGCTGGCAACTCTGGAAACACGCTGCAAGTGATCTAAACAGATGTCTTCAGAGGGAGAGGTCCCGGTTATTACCAGGCAATTCTGTTCAGGTTTCTGAAAGTGAAAGCGATGCAGTGAATTATAAAGGAGATAGTGCCTGTTGTATTGAAAATCAAgagttttttaattttcaggaTTCTTGTGGGAATATGTACCTGAATGAGTCACAGAATCAACACAGAGTTACGCAAATTCATGTGAAAAATAACCTGCATGTATTTGAAGCCCTCATGAAGAAATCACCACTTAGTGATCATGTTAAAATTGACAGTGAACAGAAACTCTACTGTGACAAAAGCATGAGTGACAAAAGCATGAGTGATGGCTTCAATCAGCACTTACCCGTCAGACAGGAACTCCATCCGTACAGTGAATGTGGAAAGGGCTTCACTTACAGCTTAGCACTTTCAAGTCACCAGAATGTTCGCCCCGAGGGGCAGTGCTCCGGTCAGAACTCACATCTGCCGACTCATCAGAGGATTCACCCAGGAGAGAGAGTTGCTAAGTGTCATGACTTTGATAATTGCTTCAATAAGAGCTCTTTTCACTCTCATTCTAATGCAGAAGAGAAGTCCTATAGGTGTAACAGCTGTGGCAAGGGATTCAGTAGCAGCACTGGTCTTACCATTCATTACAgaactcacactggagagaaaccttataAATGTGAAGAGTGCGGTAAATGCTTTAGTCAGAGTTCAAATTTTCAAAGCCATCAGAGAGTCCACACTGAAGAAAAACCATACAGATGTGACGAATGTGGTAAGCGCTTCAGTTGGGGTGTTAATCTTCGTGTTCATCAGAGGGTCCACAGGGGTGAGAACCCCTATAAATGTGAGGAGTGTGGGAAGGGCTTTGCCCAGGCTGCCCATTATCACATACATCAGAGGGTTCACACTGGCGAGAAACCTTATAaatgtgatgtctgtggtaaggGCTTCAGTCGCAATTCACCATTAATATGCCATCGGagagttcacactggagagaagccgTACAAATGTGAGGCCTGTGGGAAAGGCTTCACTCGTAATACAGATCTTCACACGCACGTCCgagttcacacaggagagaaaccctacaaatgtaaggagtgtgggaaaggcttcagtCAGGCCTCAAATCTGCAAGTCCATCAGAATGTCCACACTGGGGACAAACAGTTCAAATGTGAAACATGTGGGAAGGGCTTCAGTCAGTCTTCAAGGCTTCTAACCCATCAGAGAgtccacactggagagaaaccatacaagtGTGATGTGTGTGGTAAGGACTTCAGTTATAGTTCAAATCTTAAACTGCATCAAGtaattcacactggagaaaaaccatataaatgtgaggagtgtgggaaaggcttcagtTGGAGATCAAATCTTCATGCTCATCAAAGAGTCCACTCAGGAGAGAGGCCCTATAAATGTGAGGAGTGTGATAAGAGCTTCAGTCAGGCCATAGACCTTCGGGTACATCAGAGGgtccacactggagagaaaccatatAGATGTGGTGTCTGTGGGAAGGGCTTCAGTCAGTCCTCTGGTCTTCAGTCCCATCAGAGAGTCCACACTGGGGAGAAGCCATACAAATGTGATGTCTGTGGAAAGGGCTTTAGATACAGTTCACAGTTTATATACCATCAGACAGTCCACACTGGGGAAAAGCCATACAAATGTGATGTCTGTGGAAAGGGGTTTAGATACAGTTCCCAGTTTATATACCATCAGAGAGGCCACACTGGAGAAAAGCCTTACAAATGTGAGGAGTGTGGGAAGGGCTTTGGTAGGAGCTTGAATCTTCGCTATCATCAGAGGGTCCACACAGGAGAGAGACCCCATAAGTGCAAGGAGTGTGGTAAGGCCTTTAGTCTCTCCTCAAATCTTAGAGTCCATCTGAGTGTTCACATGAGGGAGAAACT